The following are encoded in a window of Planctomycetaceae bacterium genomic DNA:
- the rnpA gene encoding ribonuclease P protein component has translation MRTMDQRFGRQFRVKRGAEFSRAIEQGRLVSDALTRLYALANGRQYSRIGVAVGSRHGGAVRRNYVKRLCREAFRLSRADLPFGWDFIIMPHARKRPTLVALQASLIKLAAQATRSQGDPVEGPEK, from the coding sequence ATGCGGACGATGGACCAGCGATTCGGCAGGCAATTTCGCGTCAAACGCGGGGCGGAGTTTTCGCGCGCCATTGAACAAGGCCGCCTGGTCTCTGACGCCCTGACTCGCCTGTACGCCTTGGCCAACGGGCGCCAGTACTCGCGCATCGGCGTGGCGGTCGGGTCGCGACACGGCGGGGCCGTGCGGCGAAACTACGTCAAGCGTCTCTGCCGCGAGGCCTTTCGCCTTTCGCGCGCCGACCTGCCTTTTGGGTGGGACTTCATCATCATGCCTCACGCACGCAAACGACCGACGCTGGTTGCCTTGCAGGCGTCGCTGATTAAACTGGCCGCCCAGGCTACCCGCTCGCAAGGCGACCCCGTGGAAGGGCCTGAGAAATGA
- a CDS encoding glycosyltransferase family 4 protein, which yields MKIALVIERMDVFRGGRETSTAQTAAELAKRGHEVTILCQSGSWAHPGVQLKTFGRRGPLSVSLLSNFVADVQRETTAGAYDIVHSTLPVPGANVYQPRGGTVPGQAAASRRRHNVVTAAVGDLLRELSPLRRRMTDLERQVVADPKTLLLPVSAMIAAEFEQYYHRTEGVKIVYNAVDIPAAGEQERADWRQRLRYSLGVTSSDVVFLSVAKNLALKGVDRLIETFAHWYHKASPRAVRLVVVGQEMHEGYQRHAGLRDVGRLVTFLPWTAEVSQWYAAADACVLLSWYDPCSRVILEAVRWGLPSITTAYNGAAELLAGGAGIVVPSPRDRAGLAAALEAMMDPLTRRRCTEACSAVAASVSMDRHVNELLTAYEEARR from the coding sequence ATGAAGATCGCTTTAGTTATTGAACGCATGGATGTTTTTCGCGGCGGGCGCGAGACCTCGACCGCCCAGACGGCGGCCGAGTTGGCCAAGCGCGGCCACGAAGTCACCATCCTCTGCCAGAGCGGGTCGTGGGCGCATCCGGGCGTGCAGCTCAAGACCTTCGGGCGCCGCGGACCGCTGAGCGTCTCGCTGCTGTCCAACTTTGTCGCCGACGTGCAGCGCGAGACCACGGCCGGCGCCTACGACATCGTCCACTCCACGTTGCCCGTGCCCGGCGCGAACGTGTACCAGCCGCGCGGCGGCACGGTTCCCGGACAGGCGGCCGCCAGCCGGCGGCGGCACAACGTGGTGACGGCCGCGGTGGGCGATCTGCTGCGCGAGCTGAGCCCGCTGCGCCGCCGGATGACGGACCTGGAGCGCCAGGTCGTGGCCGACCCCAAGACCCTGCTGCTGCCGGTCAGCGCGATGATCGCCGCCGAGTTCGAGCAGTACTACCACCGCACCGAGGGCGTGAAAATCGTCTACAACGCGGTGGACATTCCCGCCGCCGGCGAGCAGGAGCGCGCCGACTGGCGCCAGCGCCTGCGGTATTCGCTGGGCGTGACGTCGTCGGACGTGGTCTTTCTGAGCGTGGCCAAGAACCTGGCCCTCAAGGGCGTCGACCGGCTGATCGAGACCTTCGCCCACTGGTACCACAAGGCGTCGCCGCGAGCGGTGCGACTGGTCGTCGTCGGGCAGGAGATGCACGAGGGCTACCAGCGCCACGCGGGCCTGCGCGACGTCGGACGGCTGGTGACCTTTCTGCCCTGGACGGCAGAGGTCTCGCAGTGGTACGCCGCCGCCGACGCCTGCGTGCTGCTGAGCTGGTACGACCCGTGCAGCCGCGTCATTCTCGAGGCGGTGCGCTGGGGGCTGCCTTCGATCACGACCGCGTATAACGGGGCGGCCGAGCTGCTGGCCGGCGGGGCGGGCATCGTCGTGCCTTCGCCGCGCGACCGCGCGGGCCTCGCCGCGGCCCTGGAGGCGATGATGGACCCCCTGACCCGTCGCCGCTGCACCGAGGCCTGCTCTGCCGTCGCCGCCAGCGTCAGCATGGACCGCCACGTCAACGAGCTGCTGACCGCCTACGAGGAGGCACGCCGATGA
- a CDS encoding OsmC family protein, translating into MAAPQQTGTINDIDTQVVQETVEAIKDDPGLAKARFHLTNEWTGGTQNRSRITGFHVARQDMEHKQHYELSADEPPMLGGRDEAPNPVEHLLNALAACMTTSMVAHAAVRGIEIEEVQAHVEGDIDLRGFLGLAPEVLKGFSNIRVQFRVKADVRNLARLKELAMYSPVFNTLTSGVDVDVTVEPA; encoded by the coding sequence ATGGCAGCGCCACAACAGACTGGAACGATCAACGACATCGACACGCAGGTGGTTCAGGAGACGGTCGAGGCCATCAAGGACGACCCGGGCCTGGCCAAGGCGAGGTTCCATCTGACCAACGAGTGGACCGGCGGCACCCAGAACCGCTCGCGCATCACCGGGTTCCACGTCGCGCGGCAGGACATGGAACACAAGCAGCACTACGAGTTGAGCGCCGACGAGCCGCCGATGCTCGGCGGGCGCGACGAGGCGCCCAACCCCGTCGAGCACCTGCTCAACGCCCTTGCAGCATGCATGACCACCAGCATGGTCGCTCACGCGGCCGTCCGCGGAATCGAGATCGAGGAGGTCCAGGCCCACGTCGAGGGCGACATCGATCTGCGGGGGTTCCTCGGCCTGGCGCCGGAGGTCCTCAAAGGATTCTCGAACATCCGCGTGCAGTTCCGCGTCAAGGCCGACGTGCGAAACCTCGCCCGCCTGAAAGAGCTGGCGATGTATTCGCCGGTCTTCAACACCCTGACCAGCGGCGTGGATGTGGACGTCACGGTCGAACCGGCCTGA
- a CDS encoding lipopolysaccharide kinase InaA family protein has product MIADSCDHTLLEALRAQGLDSVQGAFAWQGGSDLNKPRLGHRRRTRVELTGAAGESVTLYLKRYGPESIWHALKRVLRGRSCVAVTEALNISAARDASVPTMRALAWGQETGLLPRRSYLLVSAVPGDAMERCFDGFLARSSPEMVEAVTVELARVVHRLHAAGYVHRDLYAAHLFLHESDGGCDVYLIDLARMFRPPAWRMRRWIVKDLAQLQYSMPAPWVQQWWPVFMNHYALGRGGRERTALEAAVEAKARGIRRRQRRRGERKARQAQA; this is encoded by the coding sequence ATGATCGCCGACTCCTGCGACCATACCCTGCTTGAGGCTTTGCGAGCCCAGGGGCTCGACAGCGTCCAAGGCGCCTTCGCCTGGCAAGGCGGCAGCGACCTGAACAAGCCGCGCCTCGGACACCGCCGCCGCACGCGCGTGGAGTTGACCGGCGCCGCCGGCGAGAGCGTCACGCTCTACCTCAAACGCTACGGTCCCGAGTCGATCTGGCACGCCCTCAAGCGCGTGCTTCGCGGTCGCTCGTGCGTGGCCGTGACCGAAGCATTGAACATCTCAGCCGCCCGCGACGCCTCCGTGCCCACCATGCGGGCCCTGGCCTGGGGGCAGGAAACGGGCCTGCTGCCGCGGCGGAGTTATCTGCTCGTCTCGGCTGTGCCCGGCGATGCGATGGAACGCTGCTTCGACGGGTTTCTTGCTCGGTCGTCGCCGGAGATGGTCGAGGCTGTCACCGTCGAGCTGGCACGCGTGGTGCATCGCCTGCACGCGGCGGGGTACGTGCATCGCGACCTGTACGCGGCGCACCTGTTCCTGCACGAGAGCGACGGCGGGTGCGACGTGTACCTGATCGACCTGGCGCGGATGTTCCGCCCGCCCGCCTGGCGGATGCGGCGATGGATCGTCAAGGACCTCGCCCAACTCCAGTACTCCATGCCGGCGCCGTGGGTGCAGCAGTGGTGGCCGGTGTTCATGAACCATTACGCCCTCGGCCGCGGCGGTCGCGAGCGGACAGCCCTGGAGGCGGCGGTGGAAGCCAAAGCCCGGGGCATCCGCCGCCGGCAGCGGCGGCGCGGCGAACGAAAGGCTCGGCAGGCGCAGGCATGA
- a CDS encoding tetratricopeptide repeat protein, translating to MPARRSRYLPWVLIAMAAAIGALAVYVGRGKDPTPVKSAPAGNLADDVLGKARGLMRPGGYAGARDLMIAYVRANPDDTQVRPLLAESQLALGQTAAADKILDELLARAPRDAGGLWLRGQILLKANEPAKAMEYFRKAADEGGGPGAGAEIWARFGEHLLAAGQREAAGGYLARAYDGGVKDGRTLAGLGELALEKKDYPKAADYLAQASSLSPDDAAVSIRLATAQFGAGRTDDCAITLTQALRHRRSGELLMLMGQVRQRQERQQEAGEAYAEATHFAQLAGQASAAAARCFYDAGRYAQAMKYIDMAVALQPADEALKRLKSSIESARFGPASAPGT from the coding sequence ATGCCCGCCCGGCGATCGCGATATCTGCCGTGGGTGCTGATAGCGATGGCCGCCGCCATCGGCGCGCTGGCGGTCTACGTCGGCCGAGGCAAAGACCCCACGCCGGTCAAATCCGCCCCCGCCGGCAACCTCGCCGACGACGTGCTGGGCAAGGCCCGGGGCCTCATGAGGCCCGGAGGCTACGCCGGCGCCCGCGACCTGATGATCGCGTACGTCCGCGCCAATCCCGACGACACGCAGGTCCGGCCGCTGCTGGCCGAATCGCAACTGGCCCTGGGCCAGACCGCCGCGGCAGACAAGATCCTCGATGAGCTGCTCGCTCGGGCGCCCCGCGACGCCGGCGGGCTGTGGCTCAGGGGGCAGATCCTGCTCAAAGCCAATGAGCCCGCCAAGGCGATGGAGTATTTTCGCAAGGCCGCCGACGAAGGCGGCGGACCGGGCGCCGGGGCCGAAATCTGGGCGCGATTCGGCGAGCATCTCCTTGCCGCCGGGCAGCGCGAGGCGGCGGGGGGGTACCTCGCCCGGGCGTACGACGGCGGCGTCAAAGACGGCCGCACCCTGGCCGGTCTGGGCGAACTGGCGCTGGAAAAGAAGGACTACCCCAAGGCCGCCGATTACCTCGCGCAGGCGTCATCGCTTTCGCCCGACGACGCGGCGGTCTCGATCCGGCTGGCCACCGCCCAGTTCGGCGCCGGACGCACCGACGACTGCGCGATAACGCTGACGCAGGCCCTGCGCCACCGCCGCAGCGGCGAGTTGCTGATGCTCATGGGCCAGGTGCGCCAGCGTCAGGAACGCCAGCAGGAGGCCGGCGAAGCCTACGCCGAGGCCACCCATTTCGCACAACTGGCCGGTCAGGCCAGCGCTGCGGCCGCACGGTGCTTCTACGACGCCGGCAGGTACGCCCAGGCGATGAAGTACATCGACATGGCGGTGGCGCTTCAGCCCGCCGACGAGGCGCTAAAGCGGCTCAAGAGCAGCATCGAGTCCGCGCGGTTCGGCCCGGCGTCGGCCCCGGGGACCTGA
- the pheS gene encoding phenylalanine--tRNA ligase subunit alpha: protein MSLLDDIATLQQQAQAELASAADARALEEWRIKYLGTKGQLKALMQRLKEAPADVKPAAGKAANETKNALQTAFDAALAGKGKPQAARTAAIEDVTLPGRQPRIGHSHIISQTIEDICDIFGRMGFEVAYGPEVEDERHNFEALNIPPSHPARDPLDNFFINDHTMLRSQTSTVQIRTMESRQPPVRIVAPGRVYRPDAVDATHSFMFHQIEGLYVDEGVTMADLKTALDQFCKAYFGPTVQTRFRPSFFPFTEPSAEVDLLFEYDDGSTRWIELGGCGMVDPNVLEAVGYDHERYTGYAFGLGIERMVLRKYNIPDIRLLFESDVRFLHQF, encoded by the coding sequence GTGTCACTGCTTGACGACATCGCAACCCTGCAGCAGCAGGCCCAGGCCGAGCTGGCCTCGGCCGCCGACGCCCGCGCGCTGGAAGAATGGCGCATCAAGTACCTGGGAACCAAAGGGCAGCTCAAGGCCCTCATGCAGCGGCTCAAGGAAGCCCCCGCCGACGTCAAGCCCGCCGCGGGCAAGGCCGCCAACGAAACCAAGAACGCCCTGCAGACCGCCTTCGATGCGGCGCTGGCGGGAAAGGGCAAGCCCCAGGCCGCCCGCACCGCTGCGATCGAAGACGTGACCCTGCCCGGCCGCCAGCCGCGCATCGGGCACAGCCACATCATCTCGCAGACCATCGAGGATATCTGCGACATCTTCGGCCGCATGGGCTTCGAGGTCGCGTACGGTCCGGAGGTCGAGGACGAGCGGCATAATTTCGAGGCCCTGAACATTCCGCCCAGCCACCCCGCGCGCGACCCGCTGGATAATTTCTTCATCAACGACCACACGATGCTCCGCAGCCAGACCTCCACCGTGCAGATCCGCACGATGGAGTCGCGCCAGCCGCCGGTGCGCATCGTCGCTCCCGGCCGCGTCTACCGCCCCGACGCCGTCGACGCCACGCACTCGTTCATGTTCCACCAGATCGAGGGGCTCTACGTCGACGAAGGCGTCACGATGGCCGACCTCAAGACGGCCCTGGACCAGTTCTGCAAAGCGTACTTTGGCCCGACCGTCCAGACGCGGTTCCGCCCGAGCTTCTTTCCGTTCACCGAGCCCTCCGCGGAGGTGGACCTGCTCTTCGAGTACGACGACGGGTCCACGCGATGGATCGAACTGGGCGGTTGCGGCATGGTAGACCCCAATGTCCTCGAAGCCGTCGGCTACGACCACGAGCGTTACACCGGGTACGCCTTCGGCCTGGGCATCGAGCGAATGGTCCTGCGCAAATACAACATTCCGGACATCCGCCTGCTGTTTGAATCCGACGTGCGATTTCTGCATCAATTCTGA
- a CDS encoding type II CAAX endopeptidase family protein — protein MYALVALGLCVLVAWTIACLIRRRKFLEASGPGRRSRLTVLHVMLPLLCALLVGGLAGFLLPKGLPYSLIAGAAGSVAMIAASLVAGSHGIPLGLGRGMGLSARHWLYDTARGVLGYLAVLPVCLGVLEVTTRIMMLWGFKPAPHRLLEILRQPGAHWGSVAMAIILAVVLAPLTEEIFYRGLIQTALRRHLKAWPAIMLTAVLFAAMHLDMPNSVPAMLVFGMALGYQYERTGRLWASIVMHLLFNAVFVTATMTAGV, from the coding sequence ATGTACGCGCTGGTAGCGCTGGGCCTGTGCGTTCTGGTGGCCTGGACGATCGCGTGCCTGATCCGTCGGCGAAAGTTTCTGGAGGCGTCGGGGCCGGGGCGTCGCAGCCGCCTGACGGTCCTGCACGTCATGCTGCCGCTGCTGTGCGCGTTGCTTGTCGGTGGCCTGGCGGGGTTCCTCCTGCCTAAGGGGCTGCCGTACTCGCTGATCGCCGGCGCGGCTGGCAGCGTGGCGATGATCGCCGCCAGCCTGGTGGCGGGGTCGCATGGTATTCCGCTGGGTCTGGGCAGGGGCATGGGGCTCTCGGCGAGGCACTGGCTTTACGACACCGCCCGGGGCGTGCTGGGTTACTTGGCGGTCCTGCCGGTCTGCCTGGGGGTTCTGGAAGTCACGACGCGCATCATGATGCTCTGGGGCTTTAAGCCCGCCCCCCACCGCCTCCTGGAAATCCTGCGCCAGCCCGGCGCGCACTGGGGCAGCGTCGCGATGGCGATCATCCTGGCCGTGGTCCTCGCGCCACTGACCGAGGAGATCTTCTACCGCGGGCTCATCCAGACCGCCCTGCGCCGCCATCTGAAAGCCTGGCCGGCGATCATGCTGACGGCGGTGCTGTTTGCGGCGATGCATCTCGACATGCCCAACAGCGTCCCGGCGATGCTGGTCTTCGGCATGGCATTGGGATACCAATATGAGCGGACGGGCAGGCTCTGGGCGTCGATCGTTATGCACCTGCTCTTCAACGCCGTGTTCGTGACCGCCACGATGACCGCCGGCGTCTGA
- a CDS encoding metallophosphoesterase gives MPSPVADIFAAVAAANRGDARRRGNVVHVESGRTLIVAGDIHGNRANLDRILRYAALRDQPQRVLVLQELIHGPADEKTGCDRSIELLMRVARLQVELPGRIICLMGNHDLTQASGAEILKDGRGVCREFTAGIAAAFGDDAPSVTGAVNDLLLSCPLAIATPGGVMISHSLPTPGAEAAADVLDRDLTAQDFARGGAVYQWLWGRRQNRSQIDQLAAKLNVNFFVLGHRHMEGGFELFDPQAVALSSDSQFGCVMEFSSDEMLTADAAQECLKPITLLG, from the coding sequence GTGCCCAGCCCCGTCGCCGACATCTTTGCCGCCGTCGCCGCCGCCAATCGCGGCGACGCTCGGCGTCGCGGAAACGTCGTACACGTCGAAAGCGGCCGAACGCTCATCGTCGCCGGCGACATCCACGGCAACCGCGCCAATCTCGACCGCATTCTGCGCTACGCCGCCCTGCGAGACCAACCGCAGCGCGTGCTGGTGCTGCAGGAGCTCATTCACGGACCCGCCGACGAAAAGACCGGCTGCGACCGCAGCATCGAACTGCTGATGCGCGTCGCTCGCCTCCAGGTGGAGCTGCCCGGGCGCATCATCTGCCTGATGGGCAACCACGACCTGACGCAGGCCAGCGGCGCCGAGATCCTCAAGGACGGGCGCGGCGTCTGCCGCGAGTTTACGGCCGGCATCGCCGCGGCCTTCGGCGACGACGCCCCGAGCGTCACCGGGGCGGTCAACGACCTGCTGCTGTCGTGCCCGCTGGCCATTGCGACCCCCGGCGGCGTGATGATCAGCCATTCGCTGCCCACACCCGGCGCCGAGGCGGCCGCCGATGTGCTCGACCGCGACTTGACCGCGCAGGACTTCGCCCGCGGCGGCGCGGTCTACCAATGGCTCTGGGGGCGCCGCCAGAACCGCTCGCAGATCGACCAACTCGCCGCCAAACTGAACGTCAACTTCTTCGTCCTGGGACACCGCCACATGGAAGGCGGCTTCGAACTGTTCGATCCGCAAGCCGTCGCCCTCTCCAGCGACAGCCAGTTCGGCTGCGTGATGGAGTTTTCGTCGGATGAGATGCTGACAGCCGACGCCGCCCAGGAATGCCTCAAGCCGATCACTCTTCTGGGATAG
- the trpC gene encoding indole-3-glycerol phosphate synthase TrpC has protein sequence MPQTILDRILQTKHKEVEALRGQTDLASLQAAAAAAPPVRNFFAAVTRAGRGPVNLIAEVKKASPSAGVIREDFDPVDAARQYAAAGASALSVLTDEQYFQGRLEYLTAVRAAVDIPVLRKDFIIDPWQVYQSRAAGADAILLIVAALNASMLLDLMILATELRMCTLVEVHDADEMMLVRSMVGFPHKSYGLLGINNRNLATFEVDLNTTMRLAGLAGEEAVLVSESGIKTYADVQRLAAAGVRAVLVGQALMEQGDIARGVARLLGEER, from the coding sequence GTGCCGCAAACTATATTAGACCGCATCCTGCAAACCAAGCATAAAGAGGTCGAGGCGCTGCGCGGGCAGACCGACCTGGCGTCGCTGCAGGCCGCTGCCGCCGCCGCCCCGCCGGTGCGGAACTTCTTCGCCGCCGTCACCCGCGCCGGACGCGGGCCGGTCAATCTCATCGCTGAAGTCAAGAAAGCCTCGCCCTCGGCCGGTGTCATCCGCGAGGACTTCGACCCCGTCGACGCGGCGCGCCAGTACGCCGCCGCCGGCGCCAGCGCCCTGAGCGTCCTGACCGACGAGCAATATTTTCAGGGACGCCTGGAGTACCTCACTGCCGTGCGGGCCGCGGTCGATATCCCGGTGCTTCGCAAAGATTTCATCATCGATCCGTGGCAGGTCTATCAGAGCCGCGCCGCCGGGGCCGACGCCATCCTGCTGATCGTCGCGGCGCTGAACGCCTCGATGCTGCTGGACCTGATGATTTTGGCGACCGAGCTGCGTATGTGTACGCTGGTGGAAGTTCACGACGCCGACGAGATGATGCTTGTGCGGTCGATGGTCGGTTTTCCCCACAAATCCTATGGCCTTTTGGGCATCAATAACCGAAACCTCGCCACGTTCGAGGTCGACCTCAACACCACCATGCGCCTGGCGGGGCTGGCTGGCGAAGAGGCCGTTCTCGTCAGCGAGTCGGGAATCAAAACCTACGCCGACGTGCAGCGGTTGGCCGCCGCCGGCGTCCGGGCAGTGCTGGTGGGCCAGGCCCTGATGGAACAAGGCGACATCGCCCGGGGCGTCGCCCGCCTGCTCGGGGAGGAACGCTGA
- the yidD gene encoding membrane protein insertion efficiency factor YidD, which yields MTLADLYRRADRALVELLVAIVRLYQVTLSPIVGRNCRFMPSCSNYFIEAVRAKGALRGTAKGLWRIMRCNPLCKGGYDPVDRVSGSEISDR from the coding sequence ATGACCCTCGCCGATCTTTACCGCCGCGCGGACCGGGCCCTGGTCGAACTGCTCGTGGCAATCGTGCGCCTGTACCAGGTGACGCTGTCGCCCATCGTCGGCCGCAACTGCCGCTTCATGCCCTCGTGCAGCAACTACTTCATCGAGGCGGTTCGCGCCAAGGGCGCCCTGCGCGGAACGGCCAAGGGCCTCTGGCGGATCATGCGCTGCAACCCGCTGTGCAAGGGCGGGTACGACCCGGTGGATCGAGTCTCCGGTTCTGAAATCTCAGATCGGTAA
- a CDS encoding YhbY family RNA-binding protein: protein MDELSGKLKRHLRNQGRSLTSLATIGKSGLTDAVAANLRGLLDTHELIKVRLPALPPAERTELARQAAQAADAHCIAVVGHTVLLYKPRQADP, encoded by the coding sequence GTGGATGAACTTTCGGGAAAACTCAAACGCCACCTGCGCAACCAAGGCCGCTCGCTTACATCGCTGGCGACCATCGGCAAGTCGGGCCTGACCGACGCGGTCGCGGCGAACCTGCGCGGGCTTCTGGACACGCACGAGCTGATCAAGGTGCGCCTGCCCGCCTTGCCGCCGGCAGAGCGGACCGAACTGGCCCGCCAGGCCGCCCAGGCCGCCGACGCCCACTGCATCGCCGTCGTCGGACACACCGTCCTGCTCTACAAGCCCCGTCAGGCCGACCCGTAG
- the waaF gene encoding lipopolysaccharide heptosyltransferase II, translated as MSEEFNRIVVFLPNWVGDVVMASPVLVALRQRYPAAHIAHFGRAAALAAADGAVWSDETIEASRAGGLLGVLRSARRLRRGRFDMALLLPNSFRCALAARLGRIRTRIGYARDGRGWLLSHAMEPFRDADGRFVPLPTIEYYIRLAALAGVTSAPRTMSLGVREPDDHAAAELLAQSGADAARPLVLINPGASFGPSKMWELGRFAAVADALIEQRGAQIIINAAPAERAIAAQVALAMRHEPLLSFAGRDNSLGLLKALAKRCGLVITGDTGVRHIAAAMGTAVVTLFGSTDPVWAQIDYPRERILRVEVPCSPCQRKMCDQPPGPIYHQCMAAISPAMVLEQVLALLDEGATHNSVVRVPEASHQQERL; from the coding sequence ATGTCTGAAGAGTTCAATCGAATCGTCGTGTTCCTGCCCAACTGGGTCGGCGACGTAGTCATGGCCAGCCCCGTACTTGTTGCGCTGCGCCAGCGATACCCCGCGGCGCACATCGCGCACTTCGGGCGTGCGGCTGCGCTGGCGGCCGCCGACGGCGCGGTCTGGTCCGACGAGACAATCGAAGCCAGCCGCGCCGGCGGGCTGCTGGGCGTGCTGAGGTCGGCGCGTCGGCTCAGGCGAGGCCGCTTCGACATGGCGTTGCTGCTGCCCAACAGTTTTCGCTGTGCCCTGGCGGCGCGGCTGGGCCGGATCAGAACCCGCATCGGATACGCCCGCGACGGGCGGGGGTGGCTGCTCAGCCATGCGATGGAACCCTTCCGCGATGCCGACGGGCGATTCGTGCCCTTGCCCACCATCGAATACTACATCCGCCTGGCCGCCCTGGCCGGCGTGACGTCGGCGCCGCGGACCATGTCCCTGGGCGTTCGCGAGCCGGACGACCATGCGGCCGCCGAGCTGCTGGCGCAGTCCGGCGCCGACGCGGCGCGCCCGCTCGTGCTGATCAACCCCGGGGCGTCCTTCGGGCCAAGCAAGATGTGGGAGCTGGGACGTTTCGCCGCCGTGGCCGATGCGCTGATCGAACAGCGCGGCGCTCAGATCATCATCAACGCCGCTCCGGCCGAGCGGGCCATCGCGGCACAGGTGGCGCTGGCGATGCGGCACGAGCCGCTGCTGAGCTTCGCCGGGCGCGACAATTCGCTGGGCCTGCTCAAGGCTCTGGCGAAGCGCTGCGGGCTGGTCATCACCGGCGACACGGGCGTGCGCCACATCGCAGCGGCGATGGGAACCGCCGTTGTGACGCTCTTTGGCAGCACCGATCCGGTCTGGGCGCAGATCGACTACCCGCGAGAGCGCATCCTGCGCGTCGAGGTGCCCTGCTCGCCCTGCCAGCGAAAGATGTGCGACCAACCCCCCGGCCCGATCTACCACCAGTGCATGGCCGCCATCAGTCCTGCGATGGTGCTCGAGCAGGTCCTGGCCTTGCTCGACGAGGGTGCCACGCACAACTCCGTTGTGCGTGTCCCCGAGGCCTCACACCAGCAGGAGCGCCTATGA
- a CDS encoding TIGR00730 family Rossman fold protein, giving the protein MIIDRDFIQGDPWRVFRIMSEFVEGFEMMSQFGQAVSIFGSARTPRSHKDYADARRLAYMLAELKFTIITGGGPGIMEAANRGAFDAGGTSVGLNITLPHEQQANPYATISQDFRYFFARLVMFVKYASAFVCFPGGFGTLHEFFNSMTLIQTGKAEKFPVILIGSRYWKGLIKWFSTSMLDHDFAKIDPADMDLFHMTDDLDEAVSIIDASWKTALARQPAITGPERPTGEGTVAGKPSRTYQHGGHKHREKW; this is encoded by the coding sequence ATGATCATCGACCGCGATTTCATCCAGGGCGACCCGTGGCGGGTCTTCCGCATCATGAGCGAGTTCGTCGAAGGCTTCGAAATGATGAGCCAGTTCGGCCAGGCCGTCAGCATCTTCGGCTCGGCCCGCACGCCCCGCTCACACAAAGACTACGCCGACGCACGCCGCCTGGCGTACATGCTGGCAGAGCTCAAGTTCACCATCATTACCGGAGGCGGTCCGGGCATCATGGAAGCCGCCAACCGCGGCGCCTTCGACGCCGGCGGAACTTCCGTCGGGCTCAATATCACCCTGCCCCACGAGCAGCAGGCCAACCCCTACGCCACGATCAGCCAGGACTTCCGATACTTCTTCGCGCGGCTGGTCATGTTCGTCAAATACGCCAGCGCCTTCGTCTGCTTCCCCGGCGGGTTCGGGACGTTGCACGAGTTCTTCAACTCCATGACCCTGATCCAGACCGGCAAAGCCGAGAAATTCCCCGTCATCCTCATCGGCAGCCGGTACTGGAAAGGCCTGATCAAGTGGTTCAGCACGTCGATGCTCGACCACGACTTTGCCAAGATCGACCCGGCCGACATGGACCTCTTCCACATGACTGACGATCTCGACGAGGCCGTCTCGATCATCGATGCCTCCTGGAAGACCGCTCTGGCCCGCCAGCCCGCCATCACCGGACCCGAACGCCCGACCGGCGAAGGCACCGTGGCCGGCAAACCCTCGCGCACCTATCAACACGGCGGACACAAGCACCGCGAGAAGTGGTAA